From Anopheles arabiensis isolate DONGOLA chromosome 3, AaraD3, whole genome shotgun sequence, a single genomic window includes:
- the LOC120900273 gene encoding lipase 3-like — MACRAALYLLALTASITHVLGAKNPNDILRHSITRHGYPVELHKVTTQDGYILTLVRIPGKGAPVLIMHGLIASSVDWTVQGPDKALAFIAADQGHDVWLGNVRGNTFSKEHIKLSRKDAEYWRFSFHEMGLYDLPAMVDYIRLNSSSDTLHYIGHSQGGAVFLVMASMRPLYNRKFASVHLMAPAAYIHRATSPVFQFTTRVEELETIAKMTRTYEIVGRGAGSPVELLHAGHKMGLIPTDLVLTNVWYFTGVHDSINRSIVGDILANTPAGCSLYQLLHFGRNHLAKSFQQYDYGPDGNVRRYGARVPPEYPLANVTAPISLYYSEADNFVPAEDVEDLADSLPNVVHKHRIGLRKWNHIDYLYDTNAHRLYRSVVASLTDQRGTAEKK; from the exons ATGGCTTGCCGCGCAGCGTTATACCTGTTGGCACTGACCGCATCGATCACCCACGTTTTAGGTGCAAAAAATCCAAACGATATACTG CGCCACTCAATCACACGCCACGGATATCCGGTCGAGCTGCACAAAGTCACCACGCAGGACGGCTACATCCTCACGCTCGTGCGCATCCCGGGCAAGGGAGCACCGGTGCTCATCATGCACGGTTTGATAGCCTCCTCGGTAGATTGGACCGTGCAGGGGCCGGACAAAGCGCTCGCCTTCATAGCCGCCGACCAAGGGCACGACGTTTGGCTGGGGAATGTGCGCGGCAACACGTtctccaaagagcacatcaaGCTCTCCCGCAAAGATGCCGAATACTGGCGCTTCAGCTTCCACGAGATGGGCCTGTACGATCTGCCCGCCATGGTGGACTACATCCGCCTCAACAGCTCCTCCGATACGCTGCACTACATCGGCCACTCGCAGGGCGGTGCCGTGTTTCTGGTGATGGCAAGCATGCGCCCGCTGTACAACCGGAAGTTTGCCAGCGTGCATCTGATGGCACCGGCCGCTTACATTCACCGGGCCACCTCGCCCGTGTTTCAGTTCACCACGCGCGTCGAGGAGCTGGAAACGATCGCGAAAATGACACGCACGTACGAGATAGTGGGCCGTGGGGCGGGGTCACCGGTGGAGCTGCTGCACGCTGGCCACAAGATGGGCCTGATCCCGACCGATCTGGTGCTGACGAACGTGTGGTACTTTACCGGCGTGCACGATTCGATCAATCGGTCGATCGTGGGCGACATACTGGCGAACACGCCGGCGGGATGCTCGCTGTACCAGCTGCTACACTTTGGCCGGAACCATTTGGCCAAGTCGTTCCAGCAGTACGATTACGGGCCGGACGGGAATGTGAGGCGGTACGGGGCGCGAGTGCCGCCCGAGTATCCGCTCGCGAATGTGACCGCTCCGATCTCGCTGTACTACAGTGAGGCGGACAACTTTGTGCCGGCGGAGGACGTGGAGGACCTGGCGGACAGCCTGCCGAACGTGGTGCACAAGCATCGGATCGGGTTGCGCAAGTGGAACCACATCGACTATCTGTACGATACGAACGCGCACCGGCTGTATCGGTCGGTGGTGGCATCACTGACGGATCAGCGCGGGACGGCTGAGAAGAAATGA